A genomic region of Colius striatus isolate bColStr4 chromosome 20, bColStr4.1.hap1, whole genome shotgun sequence contains the following coding sequences:
- the BHLHA9 gene encoding class A basic helix-loop-helix protein 9 — MSGAAVGKGAAPEPESSEEELEAGAVTPTCCGQGVWVSPGREAAPCAGDTEGMKVRKRSRPARSKARRMAANVRERKRILDYNQAFNALRLALKHDLGGKRLSKIATLRRAISRITALSLSLRGAGCRWPCAHPECRGRAGSPAQQPGPGNSRPPLPREPAAAAGSQRCPAAPLRAGLPPERQLHRYESPKEDGPVPSPACCSSGTQLLGLRGACQQRYPGSLHDPLPGVVPWQLGYCQSWGHQQCFPIH; from the coding sequence ATGTCCGGGGCAGCCGTGGGGAAAGGAGCAGCACCAGAGCCCGAGAGCTCGGAAGAGGAGCTGGAAGCAGGAGCCGTGACCCCAACGTGCTGCGGGCAGGGTGTGTGGGTGTCCCCGGGGAGGGAAGCGGCCCCCTGCGCAGGGGACACCGAAGGGATGAaggtgaggaagaggagcaggccCGCGCGCTCCAAGGCCAGGAGGATGGCGGCCAACGTCAGAGAGCGCAAGAGGATCCTGGACTACAACCAAGCCTTCAACGCCCTGCGCCTGGCCCTCAAACACGACCTCGGGGGCAAAAGGCTTTCCAAAATCGCTACCCTGCGGCGAGCCATCAGCAGGATCACggccctgtccctgtccctgcgCGGCGCCGGCTGCCGCTGGCCCTGCGCCCACCCCGAGTGCCGCGGCCGCGCCGGGAGCCCCGCGCAGCAGCCGGGGCCGGGGAACAGCCGCCCCCCGCTGCCCCGGgagcccgcggccgccgccggctcACAGCGCTGCCCTGCGGCCCCTCTCCGCGCCGGATTGCCCCCGGAGAGGCAGCTGCATCGCTACGAGAGCCCGAAGGAGGATGGCCccgtgcccagccctgcctgttGCTCCAGCGGGACGCAGCTCCTGGGGCTCCGAGGCGCCTGCCAGCAGCGGTACCCGGGCAGCCTGCACGACCCCCTGCCTGGGGTGGTCCCCTGGCAGCTGGGCtactgccagagctggggacacCAGCAGTGCTTCCCCATCCACTGA